A stretch of the Flavobacterium sp. 5 genome encodes the following:
- a CDS encoding radical SAM/SPASM domain-containing protein, with protein sequence MVGNPNVVFKKYPKQNYSVIFNKKTGYFVRAEDKGFPEPLWAEHGPELLDISITNWCDQGCSFCYRNSTPKGKHMLLEDYELIMKQAKELDVFQVALGGGNPNQHPEFIKILETTVKYGIVPCYTTNGRGLTPEILKATKELCGSVAISAYEPYSDFRKYLEKLFEYDIKANVHFVTDSKTIDIAISWLEETPKFLEGINSLIFLNYKPIGRKPDLSLLLKDTDKIKKFYGLVKENKNVLKIGFDSCSISGVVKYLDVNSNFYEGCDAGRFSAFIDENLRMMPCSFMTNNNWFGDLKEHSMLDIWKNNEFFKKYRNNILDNGCNSCSFQKTCMGGCPFIEELSQCDWKDERLGFDFKNNK encoded by the coding sequence ATGGTTGGTAATCCAAATGTAGTTTTTAAAAAATATCCAAAACAAAACTATTCAGTAATTTTTAATAAAAAAACTGGCTATTTTGTTAGAGCTGAAGATAAAGGCTTTCCTGAACCTCTTTGGGCTGAACATGGACCTGAACTTTTAGATATTAGTATTACTAATTGGTGTGATCAGGGATGTAGTTTTTGCTATAGAAATTCTACTCCTAAAGGAAAACATATGCTTTTAGAAGATTATGAATTAATAATGAAGCAAGCTAAAGAACTTGATGTTTTTCAAGTCGCTCTTGGCGGAGGAAATCCAAATCAACATCCTGAATTTATAAAAATATTAGAGACTACTGTAAAATATGGTATTGTTCCTTGCTATACAACTAATGGTAGAGGGTTAACCCCTGAAATTCTTAAAGCAACTAAAGAGTTATGCGGTTCTGTTGCTATAAGTGCTTATGAACCTTATTCAGATTTTAGAAAATATCTTGAAAAATTATTTGAATATGATATTAAAGCTAATGTACATTTCGTAACCGATAGTAAAACTATTGATATAGCAATTTCTTGGTTGGAAGAGACACCTAAATTTCTTGAGGGTATTAATTCACTAATTTTTTTAAACTATAAGCCTATCGGCAGAAAACCTGATTTATCTTTATTGCTGAAAGATACTGATAAGATAAAAAAGTTTTATGGTCTCGTAAAAGAAAATAAGAATGTATTAAAAATAGGTTTTGATAGTTGTAGTATTTCGGGAGTTGTAAAATATTTAGATGTAAACTCTAATTTTTATGAGGGTTGTGATGCTGGAAGATTTTCTGCTTTTATAGATGAAAATTTAAGGATGATGCCTTGTTCGTTTATGACAAATAATAATTGGTTTGGAGATTTAAAAGAACATAGTATGCTAGATATATGGAAAAATAATGAATTTTTTAAAAAGTATAGAAATAATATTCTAGATAATGGATGTAATTCTTGTTCCTTTCAAAAAACTTGTATGGGAGGTTGCCCATTTATAGAAGAACTATCTCAATGTGATTGGAAAGATGAGAGATTAGGATTTGACTTCAAGAATAATAAATAA
- a CDS encoding helix-turn-helix domain-containing protein codes for MEDLDKNIELKINQISQKLKEIRLSKGYTSYETFAYENELNRVQYWRIESGRNITLKTLIKILEIHKISLKDFFNDL; via the coding sequence ATGGAAGATTTAGATAAAAATATCGAATTAAAAATCAATCAGATTTCACAAAAGCTAAAAGAAATCAGACTATCAAAGGGTTATACTAGCTACGAAACATTTGCCTACGAAAATGAATTAAATAGAGTACAGTACTGGAGGATAGAATCAGGAAGAAATATAACTTTAAAAACTTTAATCAAAATATTAGAAATACATAAAATATCCTTGAAAGATTTCTTTAATGACTTATAA
- a CDS encoding DUF58 domain-containing protein, with product MKIETQIKKIASFQHLELLANQVVEGFISGMHKSPFHGFSAEFAEHKVYNTGESTKHIDWKLFAKTDRLYTKCFEEETNLRCHIIIDNSSSMHYPKLKENQQFYESKIGFSVLASAVLMNLLKKQRDAVGLSVFSDSYEYYAPEKGSDRHHRMILNTLEGLLEQPKEKKNTDTITYLHQIAEKIHRRSMIILFTDMFQSENEEALFNALQHLKHDKHKVVLFHVIDKETELKFDFDNSPRKFIDVETGDEVVLFADNVKEEYEKRVGDYFKKLALTCAQNKIKYIPVGVDESFDKILTAYLVEKQNFG from the coding sequence ATGAAGATTGAAACGCAAATAAAAAAAATAGCTAGTTTTCAGCACTTGGAATTATTAGCCAATCAAGTGGTGGAAGGGTTTATTTCGGGCATGCATAAGAGTCCGTTTCATGGATTTTCGGCTGAGTTTGCTGAGCACAAAGTGTATAATACCGGAGAAAGCACCAAACATATCGATTGGAAGTTGTTTGCCAAAACGGATCGATTGTATACAAAATGTTTTGAAGAAGAAACGAATTTGAGATGTCATATTATTATTGACAATTCTTCATCGATGCATTATCCTAAACTGAAGGAGAATCAGCAATTTTATGAAAGTAAAATTGGCTTTTCGGTATTGGCTTCTGCTGTTTTAATGAATTTATTGAAGAAACAACGTGATGCTGTTGGTTTGAGTGTGTTTTCGGATAGTTATGAGTATTATGCTCCCGAAAAAGGAAGTGACCGTCACCACAGAATGATATTGAATACTCTCGAAGGACTTCTGGAACAGCCAAAAGAGAAAAAGAATACGGATACTATTACCTATTTACATCAAATTGCAGAGAAGATTCACAGGCGTTCGATGATTATTTTGTTTACAGATATGTTTCAGTCAGAAAATGAAGAAGCGCTGTTTAATGCCTTGCAACACCTGAAACACGACAAGCATAAAGTAGTTTTATTTCATGTCATTGATAAGGAAACAGAACTAAAATTTGATTTTGACAACTCACCAAGGAAGTTTATTGATGTCGAAACAGGTGATGAAGTAGTACTTTTTGCAGATAATGTAAAGGAAGAATACGAAAAAAGAGTGGGTGATTACTTCAAAAAGCTTGCTTTAACCTGCGCTCAAAACAAAATAAAGTACATTCCTGTTGGGGTTGACGAAAGTTTTGACAAAATTTTGACAGCATACTTAGTTGAAAAACAAAACTTTGGATAA
- the trxA gene encoding thioredoxin has product MALAITDATFDEVVLKSDKPVMVDFWAAWCGPCRMVGPIIDELSSEYEGKVVVGKVDVDANQEFAAKYGVRNIPTVLVFHNGEVVGKQVGVAPKQTYADSLDALL; this is encoded by the coding sequence ATGGCATTAGCAATAACAGATGCTACTTTTGATGAAGTAGTTTTGAAATCAGATAAACCGGTAATGGTAGATTTTTGGGCAGCATGGTGTGGACCTTGTAGAATGGTAGGACCAATCATTGACGAACTAAGCAGCGAGTATGAAGGAAAAGTTGTTGTAGGGAAAGTTGATGTTGATGCAAACCAAGAATTTGCTGCAAAATACGGTGTTAGAAATATCCCAACAGTCTTGGTTTTTCATAACGGAGAAGTTGTTGGAAAACAAGTTGGAGTTGCTCCAAAACAAACGTATGCAGATAGTTTGGATGCTTTGTTGTAA